In the Candidatus Baltobacteraceae bacterium genome, one interval contains:
- a CDS encoding CheR family methyltransferase, whose translation MIVPLPSTVSVADIELQLLLEAVNRFSGYDFRDYAPAFVKRRVAERMRAESLRTISGLQERVLHDGEALDRFVFGLSSRSSELFDEPSLFAELRTTIMPMLRTFPLIRAWIVGCGRGEEAYSLAILFREEGLARRARIYATDLSGTAIACAKEGKIHAETLDGAFRRYRESGGKSTLEDYISFEGEAPSMDPALRENIVFSTHSLVSDGSFNEFHLVLCREQLPQFNKHLAYRAHQVIFDSLSRGGYLALGPSESIRLAPHQRCFERVSQIEQIHRRIR comes from the coding sequence GTGATCGTACCGCTTCCGAGCACGGTCTCGGTAGCCGACATCGAGTTGCAGCTTCTTCTCGAAGCCGTCAATCGATTCTCCGGCTACGATTTCCGTGACTACGCTCCCGCATTCGTCAAGCGCCGGGTGGCCGAGCGAATGCGGGCAGAGAGTTTGCGGACGATCTCCGGGCTGCAAGAACGCGTTCTGCACGACGGCGAAGCGCTCGATCGTTTCGTTTTCGGACTGAGCTCGCGCTCGAGCGAGCTTTTCGACGAACCGTCGCTATTCGCGGAGCTGCGCACCACGATCATGCCGATGTTGCGCACGTTCCCGTTGATTCGTGCTTGGATCGTCGGATGCGGCCGCGGCGAAGAAGCCTATTCGCTCGCTATCCTCTTCCGCGAAGAAGGCCTCGCGCGGCGCGCACGGATCTACGCCACGGATCTATCCGGCACGGCGATCGCATGCGCAAAGGAAGGTAAGATCCACGCTGAGACGCTCGATGGGGCGTTTCGACGATATCGCGAGTCCGGCGGAAAATCGACGCTCGAAGATTACATCTCGTTCGAAGGCGAGGCGCCCTCGATGGATCCGGCCTTACGAGAAAACATCGTCTTCTCGACGCACAGTCTCGTGTCGGACGGGTCGTTCAACGAATTTCACTTAGTGTTGTGCCGCGAGCAGCTGCCGCAATTCAACAAACATCTCGCGTATCGCGCCCATCAGGTCATCTTCGACTCGCTCAGTCGCGGCGGGTATCTCGCACTCGGACCGAGCGAATCGATCCGTCTCGCCCCGCATCAGCGCTGCTTCGAGCGCGTCTCGCAGATCGAACAGATCCACCGCCGCATACGATAG
- a CDS encoding HAMP domain-containing protein, which yields MSSSTTDPDLAEAFNDVATLNARLVRELQRISQTVGRDGRLAQRVSVSGAVGDWSAAIDSVNELISDLAHPIIETGRVLASVARGDLSQQVTLEIDGRPLKGEFLRAGRTLNTMVDQLNAFASEVTRVAREVGSEGKLGGQAQVRGVAGTWKDLTDSVNSMAGTLTNQIRNIAEVTTAVARGDLSKKITVEARGEILQLKDTINVMVDQLNAFASEVTRVAREVGSEGRLGGQADVRGVAGTWRDLTESVNGMAGNLTAQVRNIAEVTTAVAKGDLSKKITVDVRGEILQLKDTINTMVDQLNAFASEVTRVAREVGTEGKLGGQARVEGVAGTWKDLTDSVNFMAGNLTSQVRNVAEVTTAVARGDLSKKITVDVRGEMQELKATINTMVDQLNAFASEVTRVAREVGTEGRLGGQAVVEGVAGTWKDLTDSVNSMAGNLTSQVRNIAEVTTAIAQGDLSKKITVAVRGEIQELKATINSTVDRLNAFASEVTRVAREVGTEGKLGGQAVVPDVAGTWKDLTDSVNFMAGNLTSQVRNVAEVTTAVAKGDLSRKITVDVRGEMLELKGTINTMVDQLNAFASEVTRVAREVGTEGRLGGQAQVPGVAGTWKDLTDSVNSMAGSLTAQVRNIAEVTTAVAKGDLSKKITVDVRGEVLELKGTINVMVDQLNAFASEVTRMAREVGSEGILGGQAQVPGVAGTWKDLTDSVNTMAFNLTNQVRNIARVTTAVANGDLSKKVTVDVRGEMLELKDTINTMVDQLNGFASEVTRVAREVGSEGKLGGQAQVPGVGGVWKDLTDSVNSMAGNLTNQVRGIAKVVTSVANGDLKRKLLLEAKGEIEELAETINTMIDTLATFADQVTTVAREVGFEGILGGQAEVPGAAGLWRDLTDSVNQLAAQLTSQIRAIGEVATAVTKGDLSRTIEVSARGEVGQLTENVNEMIRNLRDTTRKNQEQDWLKTNLARFTGMLQGQKDIKTVAKMIMSELAPLVEAQTGVFYLNEPVDEQPLLKLIAGYAYTTRKHLKQHFTAGEGLVGQCLYERERILVTNAPPDYIEISSGLGASGPLNIVVLPVLFEGEVRAVIELASFQKFSEIHLLFLDQLTESIGVVLNNIATNMRTEELLKQSQSLTAELQSQQDELQHTNEELEEKARLLSEQNVEVERRTREIDSARKELEQKAEQLALTSKYKSQFLANMSHELRTPLNSLLLLAKQLEDNPGQNLTPKQVEFAQSIRRAGIDLLDLINDILDLSKIESGMTPVEIGPMPFNDIVENVERTFRSIAQDRGLAFTVQLGEGLPESIETDSVRLMQVLKNLLSNAFKFTQDGAVTLDVTTERRADASGNIIPWADFAVTDTGIGIAPDKHKVIFEAFQQEDMSTARKFGGTGLGLAISREIAGLLGGEVMVESAPGDGSTFTFSHPLVRPAQRLSHVMAMPAPQQSSVATTPAAPAPKPIPAATIDYTGHPEIADDRGSAQPSDRVALIVEDDTIFARILLGLARDRGFKGLVATSGAEGLALARQFLPDAITLDISLPDMDGWDLLDAVKRDHSTREIPVHVISGAEQWQRAMNSGAVAHLRKPVTEEQLVSAFDNLLGFAEQRSRSVLVVEDDLTQLSAMANLISTGEIVVTAVAAGTEALSALDENRFDCIVMDLGLPDMAGVDLIKQIKEHPTHPQVPIVVYTGRELSEAEEHELRRLSESVIIKDAMAPQRLIEETNYFLNQVESRLAVGKRGFDKARIGSSLEGRTILVVDDDTRNIFALKTMLEEYRLNVLTAESGMQCLDMLGRGEHVDIVLMDIMMPEMDGYETIRRMRSDDRMRDLPIIALTAKAMKGDRETCLAAGASEYISKPVDIEQLISLIRVWLNVPA from the coding sequence TTGTCGTCCAGCACGACCGATCCGGATTTGGCAGAAGCATTCAACGACGTCGCAACGCTGAACGCGCGACTAGTACGAGAGCTGCAGCGCATCAGTCAGACCGTCGGACGTGACGGACGGCTTGCGCAGCGCGTCTCGGTTTCGGGTGCAGTCGGTGACTGGTCGGCTGCAATCGATTCGGTCAATGAGCTGATCTCCGACCTCGCGCATCCGATCATCGAGACCGGACGCGTGCTGGCGTCGGTCGCGCGTGGCGATCTTTCGCAACAGGTCACGCTCGAAATCGACGGCCGTCCGCTCAAGGGTGAATTCTTACGAGCCGGCCGCACGCTGAACACGATGGTCGATCAGCTGAACGCATTCGCTTCGGAAGTCACGCGCGTCGCACGCGAAGTCGGTTCTGAAGGAAAACTGGGTGGCCAGGCCCAGGTCCGCGGCGTAGCCGGTACGTGGAAAGACTTGACCGACTCCGTGAACTCGATGGCCGGTACGCTGACGAACCAGATTCGGAACATCGCCGAAGTCACCACCGCCGTGGCTCGCGGTGACCTTTCAAAAAAGATCACCGTCGAAGCGCGCGGCGAGATTTTGCAGCTGAAAGACACGATCAACGTCATGGTCGATCAGCTGAACGCATTCGCGTCCGAGGTCACGCGCGTCGCACGCGAAGTCGGTTCCGAAGGACGGCTCGGCGGACAGGCCGACGTCCGCGGCGTTGCCGGTACCTGGCGCGATCTCACCGAGTCCGTCAACGGAATGGCTGGTAACCTGACGGCACAGGTTCGTAACATCGCCGAAGTCACGACCGCCGTCGCAAAGGGAGACCTTTCGAAGAAGATTACCGTCGACGTTCGCGGCGAGATCCTTCAGCTCAAAGACACAATCAACACGATGGTCGACCAGCTCAACGCATTCGCATCCGAAGTCACGCGCGTCGCACGCGAAGTCGGTACCGAAGGAAAACTCGGTGGCCAGGCGCGCGTCGAAGGCGTCGCGGGTACGTGGAAAGACCTTACCGACTCCGTGAACTTCATGGCCGGTAACTTGACCTCGCAGGTCAGAAACGTCGCCGAAGTCACGACTGCCGTTGCGCGCGGCGACCTTTCAAAGAAGATTACCGTCGACGTACGCGGCGAAATGCAAGAACTGAAGGCGACGATCAATACGATGGTCGACCAGCTGAACGCATTCGCATCCGAAGTCACGCGCGTCGCACGCGAAGTCGGTACGGAAGGGAGACTCGGCGGTCAAGCCGTCGTCGAAGGCGTCGCCGGTACGTGGAAGGACCTTACGGACTCCGTGAACTCGATGGCCGGTAACCTGACTTCGCAGGTCCGTAACATCGCCGAAGTCACGACCGCAATCGCGCAAGGCGACCTTTCAAAGAAGATTACGGTCGCCGTTCGCGGCGAGATTCAAGAGCTCAAGGCCACGATTAATTCGACGGTCGACCGGCTCAACGCATTCGCATCCGAAGTCACGCGCGTTGCGCGCGAAGTCGGTACCGAAGGAAAGCTCGGCGGACAAGCCGTCGTTCCGGACGTCGCCGGTACGTGGAAAGACCTTACCGACTCGGTGAACTTCATGGCCGGCAACTTGACCAGTCAGGTGCGTAACGTCGCCGAAGTTACGACCGCCGTCGCAAAAGGCGACCTCTCACGTAAGATCACCGTCGACGTGCGCGGCGAAATGCTCGAGCTCAAAGGTACGATCAACACGATGGTCGACCAGCTCAACGCGTTCGCATCCGAAGTCACGCGCGTCGCGCGCGAAGTCGGTACGGAAGGAAGACTTGGAGGTCAAGCCCAGGTCCCCGGTGTCGCCGGTACGTGGAAGGACCTAACCGACTCCGTGAACTCGATGGCCGGCTCGCTGACCGCGCAGGTTCGTAACATCGCCGAAGTAACGACCGCCGTCGCAAAGGGCGATCTTTCAAAGAAGATCACCGTCGACGTGCGCGGCGAGGTTCTCGAGCTCAAAGGCACGATCAACGTCATGGTCGACCAGCTCAACGCATTCGCATCCGAAGTCACGCGCATGGCGCGCGAAGTCGGATCGGAAGGCATTTTGGGTGGTCAAGCGCAGGTGCCCGGTGTCGCCGGAACCTGGAAGGACCTTACGGACTCGGTCAACACGATGGCCTTCAATCTGACGAACCAAGTCCGTAACATCGCGCGCGTTACGACCGCCGTCGCAAACGGCGACCTTTCGAAGAAAGTTACGGTCGACGTGCGCGGCGAGATGCTCGAGCTGAAAGACACGATCAACACGATGGTCGATCAGCTCAATGGTTTCGCATCCGAGGTCACGCGTGTCGCGCGTGAAGTCGGTTCCGAAGGAAAACTGGGCGGACAAGCTCAGGTGCCGGGTGTGGGCGGCGTGTGGAAAGACCTGACCGACTCCGTGAACTCGATGGCAGGTAACCTCACGAACCAGGTTCGCGGAATCGCGAAAGTCGTTACCTCGGTCGCAAACGGCGACCTCAAACGTAAGCTGCTCCTCGAAGCCAAGGGTGAGATCGAAGAGCTCGCCGAGACGATCAACACGATGATCGATACGCTCGCAACGTTCGCCGATCAGGTTACGACCGTTGCGCGCGAAGTCGGCTTCGAAGGTATCCTCGGCGGACAAGCTGAGGTTCCCGGTGCCGCCGGTCTGTGGCGCGACCTGACGGACTCCGTCAACCAACTGGCTGCACAGCTGACGTCGCAGATTCGTGCGATCGGTGAAGTCGCAACTGCCGTCACCAAGGGTGATCTCTCTCGAACGATTGAGGTCAGTGCACGCGGCGAGGTCGGACAGCTCACCGAAAACGTCAACGAAATGATTCGGAACTTGCGCGACACGACGCGTAAGAACCAAGAACAAGACTGGCTCAAGACCAACCTGGCCCGCTTCACCGGTATGTTGCAAGGCCAGAAAGACATCAAGACCGTTGCGAAGATGATCATGAGCGAGCTGGCTCCGCTGGTCGAAGCGCAAACCGGTGTCTTCTACTTGAACGAACCCGTCGACGAGCAACCGCTTCTCAAGCTCATCGCCGGCTACGCGTATACGACGCGCAAGCATCTCAAGCAGCACTTCACGGCGGGCGAAGGCCTCGTCGGGCAGTGCTTGTACGAACGTGAGCGCATCCTCGTCACGAATGCGCCGCCCGACTACATCGAAATCAGCTCGGGACTCGGCGCTTCGGGCCCGCTCAACATCGTCGTGCTGCCGGTGCTCTTTGAAGGCGAAGTTCGCGCCGTCATCGAGCTCGCGAGCTTCCAGAAGTTCAGCGAGATCCACTTGCTCTTCCTCGATCAGTTGACCGAATCGATCGGCGTCGTTTTGAACAACATCGCGACGAACATGCGTACGGAAGAGCTGCTCAAGCAGTCGCAATCGTTGACCGCAGAGCTGCAAAGCCAACAGGACGAGCTTCAGCACACCAACGAGGAGCTGGAAGAAAAAGCCCGCCTACTCTCCGAGCAGAACGTCGAAGTCGAACGCCGTACGCGCGAAATCGACTCGGCACGCAAAGAGCTCGAGCAAAAGGCCGAGCAGCTCGCGCTCACCTCGAAATACAAATCTCAATTCTTGGCAAACATGTCGCACGAGCTGCGCACGCCGCTCAACTCGCTGCTCTTGCTCGCCAAACAGCTCGAAGACAATCCGGGGCAGAACCTCACACCCAAGCAAGTCGAGTTCGCACAGTCGATCCGGCGCGCCGGTATCGACCTGCTCGACCTGATCAACGACATTCTCGACCTCTCGAAGATCGAGTCCGGCATGACTCCGGTCGAGATTGGGCCGATGCCCTTCAACGACATCGTCGAGAACGTCGAGCGCACGTTCCGCAGCATCGCGCAAGATCGTGGGCTCGCGTTCACTGTACAGCTCGGTGAAGGATTGCCGGAAAGCATCGAAACCGACAGCGTTCGTTTGATGCAAGTCCTCAAGAACTTGCTCTCCAATGCCTTCAAGTTCACACAGGACGGCGCCGTGACGCTCGACGTCACGACCGAACGCCGCGCAGACGCGAGCGGCAACATCATTCCGTGGGCCGACTTTGCGGTGACGGACACCGGCATCGGTATCGCGCCAGACAAGCACAAAGTCATCTTCGAAGCCTTCCAACAAGAAGACATGAGCACGGCCCGCAAGTTCGGTGGCACCGGACTTGGTCTGGCAATCAGCCGTGAAATCGCCGGCCTCTTGGGCGGCGAGGTCATGGTTGAAAGCGCGCCGGGCGATGGTAGCACGTTCACGTTCTCGCATCCGCTGGTGCGCCCGGCGCAACGCCTTTCCCACGTCATGGCAATGCCTGCGCCGCAACAATCGAGCGTCGCGACTACGCCGGCGGCGCCGGCACCGAAGCCGATCCCGGCCGCGACGATCGACTACACGGGGCATCCCGAGATCGCCGACGATCGTGGCTCGGCACAACCGAGCGATCGCGTCGCCCTCATCGTCGAGGACGACACGATCTTCGCGCGCATCTTGCTCGGACTCGCGCGCGATCGCGGGTTTAAAGGGCTCGTCGCAACCAGCGGAGCCGAAGGGCTGGCATTGGCGCGGCAGTTCTTGCCCGACGCGATTACGCTCGACATCAGTCTCCCGGATATGGACGGCTGGGACTTACTCGACGCCGTCAAGCGGGATCACAGCACACGGGAGATTCCCGTGCACGTGATTTCGGGAGCCGAGCAGTGGCAGCGGGCCATGAATTCGGGAGCGGTCGCGCATCTGCGCAAGCCGGTCACCGAAGAGCAGCTGGTTAGTGCGTTCGATAATCTGCTCGGATTCGCCGAGCAGCGTTCGCGCAGCGTGCTCGTCGTCGAAGACGATCTCACGCAGCTTTCAGCGATGGCAAATCTCATCAGTACCGGCGAGATCGTGGTAACGGCCGTTGCGGCCGGTACCGAAGCGCTCTCAGCGCTGGATGAAAACCGTTTCGACTGCATCGTCATGGACTTGGGTCTTCCGGACATGGCGGGCGTCGACCTGATAAAGCAGATCAAAGAACATCCGACGCATCCGCAGGTACCGATCGTCGTCTATACGGGACGCGAGCTCAGCGAGGCGGAGGAACACGAGCTGCGCCGCCTGAGCGAAAGCGTCATCATCAAGGACGCGATGGCCCCACAACGGTTGATCGAAGAGACCAATTACTTCCTCAACCAAGTCGAATCGCGCCTTGCCGTCGGCAAGCGCGGCTTCGATAAGGCTCGCATCGGATCGTCGCTCGAAGGCCGGACCATTCTCGTCGTCGACGACGACACGCGTAACATCTTCGCGCTCAAGACGATGCTCGAAGAATATCGCCTGAACGTCCTAACCGCCGAAAGCGGAATGCAGTGTCTCGACATGCTTGGGCGTGGCGAGCACGTCGACATCGTCCTGATGGACATCATGATGCCCGAGATGGACGGTTACGAGACGATCCGCAGGATGCGCAGCGACGATCGCATGCGTGATCTGCCGATCATCGCCCTCACCGCGAAAGCGATGAAAGGCGATCGTGAAACGTGCCTCGCGGCGGGCGCATCGGAGTACATTTCCAAGCCCGTCGATATCGAACAACTCATCTCGCTCATCCGCGTCTGGTTGAACGTCCCCGCGTGA
- a CDS encoding SpoIIE family protein phosphatase, which produces MPAEDIESALPVLAELLVPAWVDGCTIGLLGSEDEVRVAASAGRAPSETALNRRLPHAPITSLRSEGGWALEVAITGRATPYGFLWLAGAGDAPSSLIGSLAEELALRIAIGIDTAQAIAREHHVAETLQRALLPEVLPRNGSAVLDAAYRPAAGESIVGGDWYDAFELPDGRIGISIGDVAGHGLSAAVVMGEARQAVRASTYDARSPGEVLSRANQMLRSMPMMVTALVGIFDPRTSVFTYASAGHPPPLVITPDGHSFMLPNGDLPLGVVDDLAPTPWTFTFSPGTLVVLYTDGIVEFERDVFFGESALIRASLDELAELSAHPAKSVQDRVFGSKQNVDDVATMTLFIQPRAVEAFDCVFSAVPFAAPFVRRGLERFLIDQGIGDDHRFAVITAVGEAVANAVEHAYADVPGTVHLCVRVDESIIRVHIEDSGRWRAATKEEERGRGIPLMRALMDRVEIRTDSASTQVRMQMQTT; this is translated from the coding sequence TTGCCAGCCGAGGACATCGAGAGCGCGCTACCCGTGCTCGCCGAATTGCTCGTGCCCGCATGGGTCGACGGCTGCACCATCGGGCTGCTTGGGAGCGAAGACGAGGTTCGCGTCGCCGCGTCGGCCGGTCGCGCGCCGAGCGAGACGGCGCTAAACCGGCGCCTCCCCCATGCGCCGATCACGTCGCTGCGAAGTGAGGGAGGCTGGGCGCTCGAGGTCGCGATCACTGGACGCGCGACGCCGTACGGCTTCTTGTGGCTGGCGGGAGCCGGCGATGCGCCTTCCTCTTTGATAGGAAGCTTGGCTGAGGAGCTCGCCCTTCGGATTGCGATCGGCATCGACACGGCGCAGGCCATTGCCCGAGAACACCACGTAGCCGAAACGCTGCAGCGCGCGTTGCTGCCGGAGGTGTTGCCCCGCAACGGTTCGGCGGTCCTCGACGCGGCGTATCGTCCCGCCGCCGGCGAATCGATCGTAGGCGGCGACTGGTACGACGCCTTCGAGCTCCCGGACGGCCGCATTGGTATATCGATCGGTGACGTAGCCGGCCACGGACTCTCGGCAGCGGTCGTAATGGGCGAGGCACGGCAGGCTGTGCGCGCGTCGACGTACGATGCTCGCTCGCCCGGCGAGGTGCTGAGTCGCGCCAATCAGATGCTGCGCTCGATGCCGATGATGGTCACGGCGCTCGTCGGCATCTTCGATCCGCGCACGTCAGTCTTCACCTACGCGAGCGCCGGCCATCCGCCGCCGCTGGTCATCACTCCCGATGGCCATTCGTTCATGCTTCCGAACGGTGACTTACCGCTTGGTGTCGTCGACGATTTAGCGCCCACACCGTGGACGTTTACGTTTTCACCGGGGACGCTCGTCGTGCTTTATACGGACGGTATCGTCGAGTTCGAGCGCGATGTCTTTTTCGGCGAGTCGGCTTTGATTCGAGCGTCGCTCGACGAGCTTGCCGAGCTTTCCGCGCATCCGGCCAAATCGGTTCAGGACCGCGTCTTTGGGTCAAAGCAAAACGTCGACGACGTTGCCACGATGACGTTGTTCATCCAGCCGCGCGCGGTCGAGGCCTTCGATTGCGTCTTTTCCGCCGTTCCATTTGCGGCGCCGTTCGTTAGGCGGGGCCTGGAGCGTTTTCTGATCGATCAGGGGATCGGCGACGACCACCGGTTTGCAGTCATAACAGCGGTCGGCGAGGCGGTTGCCAATGCAGTCGAACATGCCTACGCGGACGTTCCCGGGACGGTCCATCTTTGCGTGCGGGTCGACGAGTCCATAATCCGCGTACACATCGAAGACTCCGGCCGTTGGCGCGCCGCGACCAAAGAAGAAGAACGCGGTCGTGGCATTCCGTTGATGCGCGCGTTGATGGACCGCGTCGAGATACGTACCGATAGCGCGAGTACGCAAGTTCGCATGCAAATGCAAACGACATAA
- a CDS encoding SRPBCC family protein, with amino-acid sequence MSRQTASIIVHAPVERIYSLWTNFPEYPSFMSHVRSVSYIDRERTRWVVNIVGRHEWAARNENWIPGRQIGWRSIDGLENSGLVAFTPRPDGDTDVEITIEYTPPSGMIGKISEILGAGKAFELQLRSDLARFAESLESKISPKAPSSAGAQAAPALQA; translated from the coding sequence ATGTCGCGGCAAACAGCCTCAATTATCGTGCACGCTCCCGTCGAACGCATTTACTCGTTGTGGACGAACTTTCCGGAGTATCCGTCTTTCATGTCGCACGTGCGTAGCGTTTCGTATATCGATCGCGAGCGCACGCGCTGGGTCGTCAATATCGTCGGACGCCACGAATGGGCAGCCCGTAACGAGAATTGGATTCCCGGCCGCCAAATCGGCTGGCGTTCGATCGACGGATTAGAAAACAGCGGACTGGTCGCGTTCACGCCGCGTCCAGATGGCGATACTGACGTCGAAATAACGATCGAATACACGCCGCCGTCCGGAATGATAGGCAAAATCAGCGAGATTCTCGGCGCCGGGAAAGCGTTCGAGCTTCAGTTACGCAGCGATCTCGCGCGTTTCGCCGAGAGCCTGGAGTCGAAGATCAGCCCCAAGGCTCCGTCATCGGCGGGTGCTCAGGCGGCACCGGCGCTTCAGGCGTAG
- a CDS encoding STAS domain-containing protein, with protein sequence MTTTFAPVTVEQLGRLTLVHVLGELDITNYHELSEAIERAGAGSPDPILVAFVECTYIDTSGITALVSAHRHFGKRLHVIVPHHSKIRKIFEATGLHRALLVHDDFRAAIEDATSQL encoded by the coding sequence ATGACGACGACATTTGCGCCGGTGACGGTGGAGCAGCTTGGAAGGCTGACACTCGTTCATGTCCTCGGCGAGCTCGACATCACGAACTATCACGAGCTCAGCGAAGCGATCGAGCGAGCAGGCGCCGGATCGCCCGACCCAATTCTCGTCGCATTCGTCGAGTGTACGTACATCGATACGTCCGGCATCACTGCGCTCGTGAGCGCGCATCGACATTTTGGGAAAAGACTGCACGTGATCGTCCCCCACCATTCAAAGATTCGCAAGATTTTCGAAGCGACCGGATTACACCGCGCGCTCCTCGTTCATGACGATTTCCGTGCCGCAATCGAAGACGCAACGTCGCAGCTCTAA
- the proC gene encoding pyrroline-5-carboxylate reductase yields the protein MRRRDLDMTDQLQRGRVYCNGISKRAADVDTDAYPEASPHVFWRFMFANGTSLRTAKERLSMKKKTLGIVGAGAIGQALLRGLQSGSAPFKIWAATRTPQSAARIERDFSITATDEYDELVPETDVVLVCVKPAQTDATLERLRKAGLKKHALVISVAAGVSIAALERAIGDDVAVIRAMPNVPALVSEGMTVIALGRHVTKDQASEATDIFKSVGRCIELPEHHLNAVTAISGCGPAYVFLIIEALADAGVSVGLPRDVARELVAQTVLGASKMVQDSERHPAAMRDDVTTPAGCTIGALLVLEDGKIRSVLARAIAEATRIAGTLA from the coding sequence ATGCGTCGTCGGGACCTTGACATGACCGATCAGCTCCAGCGAGGTCGCGTCTATTGCAACGGCATCAGTAAACGTGCCGCCGACGTCGATACCGATGCGTATCCCGAGGCCAGTCCCCACGTATTTTGGCGCTTCATGTTTGCAAACGGAACGTCCTTGCGGACGGCGAAAGAGCGCTTGAGCATGAAAAAGAAAACATTGGGGATCGTCGGTGCGGGCGCGATCGGCCAGGCATTGCTGCGCGGCCTGCAATCCGGCTCGGCTCCGTTCAAGATTTGGGCTGCGACGCGTACGCCGCAATCCGCGGCGCGCATCGAACGCGATTTCTCGATCACGGCAACCGATGAATACGACGAGCTTGTACCGGAAACCGACGTTGTCCTCGTCTGCGTCAAGCCGGCGCAAACCGATGCAACACTCGAGCGGCTACGCAAAGCCGGACTCAAAAAACATGCACTCGTCATCTCGGTAGCCGCGGGAGTTTCGATCGCTGCGCTCGAGCGCGCGATCGGCGACGACGTCGCCGTGATCCGCGCCATGCCGAACGTGCCCGCGCTCGTGAGCGAAGGTATGACCGTCATCGCACTCGGACGTCACGTAACCAAAGATCAGGCCTCCGAAGCGACGGACATTTTTAAATCCGTCGGACGCTGCATCGAGCTGCCCGAGCACCATCTCAACGCCGTCACTGCAATCAGCGGCTGCGGACCGGCCTACGTCTTCCTTATAATCGAAGCTCTCGCGGACGCGGGCGTTAGCGTCGGGCTTCCTCGCGACGTTGCGCGTGAGCTGGTCGCGCAAACGGTTCTCGGCGCATCAAAGATGGTTCAGGATAGCGAACGGCACCCGGCGGCTATGCGTGACGACGTCACGACTCCGGCCGGGTGCACGATCGGTGCGCTCTTGGTGCTCGAAGACGGAAAGATCCGCTCGGTGCTGGCGCGCGCAATCGCCGAGGCGACGCGCATCGCAGGCACCTTAGCTTAG